The genomic segment taataaaggccttctgaagagaagcgatgggtttttgtaagaaaaatatccatatttaaaacttaaaataactagcttccggcagaagGCCTACGCAAGTTGAGTTTCCgcaaatgagtaacccctgacgtGATGTATttcgtaggatgtaggagtatcgtaagcttagacgcctctcgcggttcaaacaaatagggctgggcaacaaactcaagctcctcttctcttatatcgaaatcctccgacatttctccttaaaaatgatcgttttagacttctaattcatgaccagtgttttgttttgctctatcctctgcgcttccgcattcgtcaatacgtcatgcgtcaggtcagaagttactctttcGCTGAAACTCGAAAACGCACAACACAAAGCGGTGTTTAATTTCTGAACGAATCCGCGTTTTGAGCGAATCAATCAagtgaatcaatgattcaatggtccattcataaagagagccgtTTACTCCATTCCTAAATGAATCaaccgtttgaatgaatcgaatgaatgaatgactcaatgatttgatcattaagacatttaccgccacctactggcagttttagtttcttatttagagtatcatttcattaaattgttttttttttttcattttcccatattaataaaaaaactattaaaggcatggttcacccaaaaatttaaattctgtcatcatttactcaccctcatggccgttgaagcctaaaagtttgtgtaataaattctttgttgaatcaaataaaaaaaaaaaaaaaaaaattctaaagcAACTTTTTGTattgtctatttgatgcttttctcatttaacacaataatgattttaaatgatcttttgcaGGTAATTTCTCaaccaaatttgatgtgcggTTAATTaattgtgtaattaattagattaatttttttgttgcttGACAGCgctagttaatgcattaactaacataaacaaacaatgagcaatatatattttacagcgtatattctttgttaatgttagttataaCATTCATGTaacatgttcatgttagttcacagtgcattaactaatgttaacagataaaaacatttacaaatagtagtaaatgttgagattaacattaagattaataaatgctgtagaagtattgttcattgtatgttaactaatgtacttaactaatgaaacattactgtaaagtgttaccatataatgtatataaataaatggctcaaaataaaatttataaaattcatatCTGTTTGAGGGGAGAAAACGTTATCTCTCCATTTCAGTTTAGCTGCGGTTCACACAGTTTATGGTGGGTGTGCAACTGatgccctgtgtgtgtgtgtgtgcaggatgGAGAGCAGTTTGTGAAGAAGATCGGAGGTGTGTTTGCCTTCAAGGTGAAGGACGGGCCGGACGGAAAGGAAGCCACCTGGATCGTTGACGTTAAGAATGGAAAAGGCTCCGTTCACAATGATGCCGGTGAGTGTGTTATAAACTCAAGGATGCAGATGCTGCGAACAGCTGACATTTCCTAGATCATCATCAATGTCTCGGGCTGAACGCATCGGACCAGGTGTAGTTAGTTTACGTGAAAATAGCTCTAAGGTTGAAGGAgaggtttaatattttttacccagtAGACATTTTCACGTCTTTCTGAAAACCGCGAACCGTTATCAGAACAAACACTTCcccaaaatagttttttttttgtcagcgtttattaaaaaacatccaTTATGATGAGCCTCGTGTTCTATAAAAAGGATGGTTAGATAATGTTAGACAAACCCAGTTTTTCTTACAAAGTaagtttagatagatagataggagcACAAAGGAGTTAAATAGATTCAGTTTATACCGTCTAACGGCAACAGTTGACAGTTATCCAGATAACCTtaaaattttctaaaaaaatatattgaagcAACAAGAATGTCGAGTGACGTCCTCATCACTTTTATCCCGTCTTGAAGTACGACCAAGcgtcaagtcaaatttattagCATTTCAAAAGCCTTTTTGTTATGATATTTAACaatgatataagtgatcacctgGATTTAGATCTACCtatattgtgtttatagttTTGTCTAGCAGATAAATCGTTCACAGGCTTTGCTTTATGCATTTCCCCGGGGTCAAGATCAGATGCATGTAAATGTCATGAATCCCGACTCCTGGCCATATGGACCGCTGGTTCTTTGCTAAGTTGTAAGGATCACTATTGAGTAATTGCCTTTAATTTAAGAAGATCAtcttttttacatcatttttgcagtgtcccctattaaatccagtcatgttGCAGGATGTTTTGCCACTCAGTTCGGATGAGGGAGCgtttccggcgggaaagtggtGTCTGTGCATACTCTCTAtacgcgcgtgtgtgtgtgtgtccgtccaCGGCCATGAGATTAGTGTGAAGGATGAGAGGAAATGAAAAtaagtgagagtgtgtgttcgGTCTAATGACCAGGATCAAAACCACTCACACATGCCGGATTCTGATTCGTTGTGTAACAAGAGCTAAAGACACCAAACCAACTGAGCTGCATTGTCAGGCTGTTTCCCAACTATTTTTACCTCTCACTCCTGTTAGTTtttatggaagtttgtttccgccatggaataagggtaattgcgagtttatctcacaattcacacttttttttctcaaaattgcgagttataaactcacaattgcgagttatagtcagaattgtgagttataaggtcagaattgcgagatataaagtcggaattccgagttgtaaagtcagaattgcgagttgtaaagtcagaattgcgtgatacaaagtcagaattgcgagttataaactcgcaaattgcgaggggaaaaaaagtcagaattgtgagagaaaaagttgcaatgacctttttaatttttttatttagtggcgaaAACATGCTTCCATAAGCTTTGCCCCTATAGGCACCAATATACTCATGAAGTTCTTTTTTTGTACTTCACTTGGGTAAAAATGTTAATCCTTTTTAGCAATACACTGCAGTTGGCATACACTTGCTGCATGTCacataaaacattcaaaaatgtaaacatctaggagaaagagaagagcagaCAATATGGATAGATCTGAAAAAGCGTGACAACACAAAAGAAAACTCGGTACGGTTTTCTGTGCACGCAGAAAGCGGCCTCTCAGCACACtagtactgaattgagctctctttcacgacaaatacaaaatatgtcaaaatataaatttttggtGAGAATTCATCTAAAcccagttggttatgtcttaagtgaaaatAAACAGTTGGGAGAATATCCAATGTGTATcggtatattggatctgtgcattcggTCGTAAAGTGACGGCAGTCTAATAAACCTGCCGCTTTccatcattaatgttaatcaaacaaaagaaaaagagaaaatcactcactgctcttgactgaataactttaataaggattaatctatatttaatatacaaataaatatgtctGCTTGAAAGAATGAAGAATGTTGAATGCAAGTTGTTATAAAGaatgcataaataataattgaaaataccatgttgtttctttatgaggagtgattttatttcattttaagataaATAAAGACATGTTATATGTCAAAGCAGTTATATCTGTGTCTGTATTGCATGTTCAAATGTCATTCATATTAACAGGTTAATAGATGTTTTCTCCAGGTGTATATAATGAGAGAAATGCTTAATtgatgcattacaatttaactaaacccATTCgattttagttgactaaaacAATTCAAATGACTTAAGTATGACTacaactaaatggcattttagtctaaagactatgactaaaactaaatcaaaaattGCTGTCAAAATTGAACACTGTTTCAAACTCAAACgtcgttttggcctgattttgttcgaaatgacgtcacaccagTTTGTTCTTCGATTTCTCTTAAAGTATATTGTGCTCTTCAGtgttcttcttttgtgtttctcaGAAAAGAAAGCAGACTGCACTATTGCCATGGCTGACTCTGACCTGCTAGACCTCATGACTGGAAAGATGAATCCACAGACTGTAAGTAGTGTTGAAGCCAAATCACCAAAACAACCCTCTGTCTGTcacttaaataaaatgaatcatCTATCCAATTTTTCAGTTACAAgctagactgtaaaaaaaatctacaaaatCTGACTGACTCCGAATtattgaatggtagtgtacatcaAATTATACAAGTTAAATAGGTTGAGAATGTCATTTTATCCAGACTTAAGCATAtgttgcataaaataaaatccttGAAAATAATGTCTTGAAAAGAGTAGGAATGGCTGCAAAAGCAGATCTCTTAACATTTCCAAGTGGTTTGTATGgttataattatgattttgGCTGATCTCTGTCTCAGTTTTCCCGTTTGGATTAACCACAGAGACTCATCCCACATAACCCcggtgtttttctttctttgacaCTGTCTTGCGTAGGTTTGCAGTAAGAGCTGCACCTGCATATGGTGGTGAATTCAAAGCAGTATTGTTTTAAGCTACAAATGCGCTCTTATTTTGGTTTTTCAAGGTCTGTCTTTTCAGGGACCTCAAGTTTGAGCATTGTGTAGCTTCCTTTTGTACATTGTCTTAAACCCACCTACTGTTTTCCATGAACAATTTCTCCACAGACGCTCAAAAACACACTTTCCCCCTCGCTTTCCTTTTCTAATGCTAATGGCCCATGTTGAGAAAGAGAGATTGTGCGGCCTCCCGTCTGGATCAGAGCAAGTTTCCATGCCTCCAAGTTTCCATGCTTTCTCTAATCAAAGCTCCTCACATGGAAAAGCCACAGATGGAGCAAAAGACATTTTTGACCCATTACAAATCAACTAGCTCAAGTGAGACCATTTAACCTGGCGAcgctcaacttttttttttttttttagcaggagacacattttaaatgtgctctAAATGtttggatctttttttttttatttatttttttttttttttttttataaatgttagtgatttttaaataatgtagtgTTGACTGCATTCGTGATTTTCAACCATTCAACCTGTTACATAGGTTATTGTAAGATATTTATCTTTTAATATTTGGGAAATATAGGTCAACAACTATacacaataaaaactaaactataAAAAGTGCCATTATTCTCAAATTTAAGCCTTTTTTCAGCTTTTCGTTTAAATGTGAAAGTTTCCCAAAGAGTTCCAGTGATCTAACAGACAGCGATGACATAATTGTAATGTTTGTATGATGAATTGTGATGGCTGAATAGTAACTGGTCTTCTTTCTTGCATTTGTTTGCATATTGCTAACAAATACATGGAGTTTTGACTTGGTTTTCTTTCTTGCATCTAtttaatatggaagcttgtttccgccactaaataaaaaataaaaaaggtaactgtgACTTTTCATCtcgtgatataaacttgcaattgtgagaaataaagtcagaattgcgagatacaaaattacaattgtgagaaagtcagaattgcaagatataaatttgcagttctgacttttttctcagaattgcttgatataaactcacaattgcgagaaataaagtcagaatttcgagataAATTTACAATTGCAAGAGATAAattcgcaattttgacttttttctcgcaattctgatgtctttctcgcaattctttttttcttagaatttatataaattcgcaattctgacttttttctcacagttgCAAGATACActcacaattctgtcttttctcagaattacgagatataaactcacaattgtgagaattgaagtcagaattgcgagtaatAAACTAACAATTGCGCattataaacttacaattgcgaaatataaattcgcaattctgacttttttcttgcagttgcaagataaactcacaattctgtcttttctcagaattgcgagatataaacaatcaCGATTTTttaagtccaattctgaggaaactTTTTATAAGAAATGTGAGTTTATATAAAtcatttcacaattctgactttctaactcAAAATtgctcagaattgtgagataaaaagtcgcaattataccttttttattttttattcagtggcggaaacaagcatCCATAATTTAACCAcctttacattcattattatttattatttattaatttttttctttaaggaCATGCAGATCTAGTgttaaattgtgatttttatgcCACCACAAAGCCAGTTCAACACAAAGAAACTTCCTAACTCTCTCTGAATATTCAGTACTCATTCTCATAATTAATTCAAGGTTCATTCTGAGAACAAAGAACAATTTTGATTATAGTTATTTTTTGAGCCCATTTCTCTTAGTTCTCTCTGTCTTCAAATACAACTGAGTGGGGAAAGTGAGAGTTTGAGTCATCAAAGGGTTAAGTAGTGAGGTTGTGTTTCCTCATGCTGCACTTTTTAGTAATATCCATCAGCGTGAATTCTGGCTATATTTATCTGgtcttaattcatttttatattgtgtAATTGCATCCACAAGCTGGTAACGGATGTTTGGGAACAGACTGAAACGAGAAGTCATTAACCGCGTTCACTCGTGAACAACCTGAGTTCTTACTGTTAGCAGTAATCGAGGCGCACGGTTGTGCAGCGCTTACAATCAAAGCTCTTTAATGATTCTCTCGCTAAACCCGCTTCAGGGTTCATTCCTTCTGCGAGGAGCATTTCTGTCTCATTGTAGTTCGTCATCACTGCTGTGATGTAGTCATATCACGAAATGTCTTTCTGTGACTAGAGAGCAGATGAGGAGATAATTCACTTGACCTTGAAAACTTCTTCACAATAAAGGTGAAGGTTAATCAGATTAAGCTTCATTGTACCTTCAATGTTTAGTGAATTGTTTCTCTTCTGGGACAAcagaaaacctttttttttcttcatttattaTACTGTTACATTAACATGTCTTATGCCCCTGCATAAGAATTGTAGAACAACtttatgaatgaatggatgatgaatgaatgattgaatgaatcaatcaatcagtcatgaatgaatgaatcaatcaatcaatgcatgaatgaacaaataaatgaatcaaacaatcaatcaatgatgaataaataaatgattgatggatgaatgaatgaatcagtgaatcattgaatgaaagaatgataaatgaatgaatcaatgaatgCATGAATCAGTGAATGAATCATCAATCAATCACATGGCCTAAGTCTTGATGTCCTCTACAGAATGTTTCTTAAAAATGcaattgaaaaacaaaatcagtgtcttcattgtaaaagaaaatcatatTCTCCTTTGAAAACttaaaaactgacattttttctgAGAGGCTTTTACAAGAAGCAATTTGAATATCAAGAAGTAATGCTGAATATCAAGCAGGTACAAATAATTTCAACATCACTGTTTATCAGGCATTTTTAAATGGACGAGAGACTAAACTGTTGCATGTaaagtcacagaaaaaaaaaaaaaaaaaaaccaggaACACAAATGAATTGCTGTGTCCCAGGTTAAGATTAAGATCTTTCTTGTCTTCTCATTCATGCAGGCGTTCTTTCAAGGCAAACTGAAGATCACTGGAAACATGGGCATGGCCATGAAACTTCAAAACCTGCAGCTGCAGCCAGGCAAGGCCAAGCTGTAAGAGGCGGAGTCAAGCTCAAAGAGGGCGGAGTCTTGAGTAGCTCCTCCCATAGAGTTCACTCTATTAGAGTAGCTGCACAGGAGTCAGAGACCGAATGTGTTTCTGCGCTGTAGTGTTCAGCCTCTTTCTAACAAGggaaagtgatagttcacccagaaataaaatggtcatcgtttactcaccgtCGTTtcccataaaagtagtccatattacTTGCAAAAACTGatttcttcctcagtattttttcTCGCTTTCCagaacaaatatctaaacattcttaagtcaagatacatttacttgaaaagcatagtttttcagaaaacaagactttaaaataagaaaaagtatctgccaatgggggtcagaaaaataaactgaatttaaatgaaaaacaagatAATTTTTATTACCATTGCTGattttcacttaattttgatacatttttcagaaaataaaacatgtcatttgGCTTCTCAAGTTATTGCATCTTAATTTAAGAATTGTTTGATATTAGTACTGGAAAACGACTATAAAATAAACTGAGGAAGAAAGACTTTTTTGCAGTACAGTCTTCTGAGACAAACGAAAGATGTTATGAacagtcatatgggtttggaacaacatgaaggtgagtgaatgatgcCAGAATCtgttttttgggtgaattatttaattatgaATCACTGATAGATACTGATAAGTACTATTTAATTAATACTGTTCTTATCAAGACCGATTTGATATCTTTGATACGGTTTTCCTTTGACTGGCACCCATAACGGTTTcaattatatgtgtgtgtggatcAATTTCCCAAAAGCCTACCTGTGGttttaaaaattgtgttttttgctCTGAAATGGTTTATTGGAAGTGAGACCTGGTGTAAAGtggctgcagtgtgtgtgtgtgcctaaCTCAAAACtatcaacacacacactgcatgGTGTTGGGCTTTGAGGGATGGATGTGTTGTTAAAATGTACGACAACATTGAAATTCTTTCTCTTTCATCTTTATAGTTATTCTTCTTGGTTTATTCTGTTTTACTGCTTTGATAAAAACAGACAGCAATTATAAATATGTCCATCAAATCAGTGCATTGATATATTTGATAGTATCCTTCAGGTGTTATTGGAGCATCGTTTCATGTGTGTCTCTCAAGCACGTCAGTGAATGCTAAAATACTTTTGTACTAAATAAACTTAATCTTTCTCATGAAAATGGGAAGTGTCTCTTTTCAGTGTCTGTGTAGATGGATGATGGTCTGTATGATAAGCTGAGAAAAGCCCTCAATCTGGTGTTTATCACTTTCTTACTTTTCATTCATGAATTTCTTACTTTTTATCAcagctatgcagtgttttcagccacgtaatgttttttttaaggtttcagatatttaaatacgcataagctccagtaaaacaatacatttagagtttataaaatacatactgatgtcagacatcagtggaagcagcaataacattgccgacatttattcatatcagacacacataatgggcctaagtaactataaagtttactctattattcttccagttcaccagccacttacttgcatatatttctggtgaaactgatgaattcacctGCTGTAAATCCAACTGACAGGACTCTGCGAACTGCGGggcaaactaagatggcggcgcccatctcgcgttatagatcaagataaagatcatttataaaggtttttaaacgacaaaacacactcacttgcacatatttgagaatctgaatatcagatagttgatgacatggtaagcagGTTTgcgaatattttaaataaaaaaggaaaaacaaaataatagcgatccatctgtcatacagtgttattgtggctgcgtTCAGGGTCTAATAACGGTCGCCTTATTTTACTCTGGGGGGtcagttagaatattttaaactcacgctTGAAAGGGTTAATAATggttaatataataaacatctTATCACAATATAactttatttagttagttagttaaaaGAATGATTAAATGCACTTTTCCATGGTCAGTTGCAGGCCTTTTCGTAGTTTCCCCTCTCCTTATAGGTGCATTTCACACGCTTGTCAAAATGAAAGATTTGATCCGTCAGTTTCTGTTAGTCCCGCCCAGATTTGCGCGTTTGTGGAATcaattcaacttacggaaaaaacggaactggcgccgcgttcgttccgtaagttgaataaggaaggcgtaggacattcagcataagctttttgaagaatacggaatcgcgttcatatacattttgattttttttttagaaaatgaccgatcgtttcgctagataagaccctcatcgtctggtatcgttcaaagccctttgaagctgcactgaaactgtaattttgaccttcaaccatttggaaaccattgaagtccactataaggagaataatcctggaatgttttcatcaaaaaccttaatttcctttcgactgaagaaagaaggacatggacatcttggatgacatgggggtgagtaaattatcaggaaatttttatttgaaagtggactaatcctttaagggtcaagtgtgtaatatttaggaggatctattgacagaaatgcaatataatatacataactatgttttcagtggtgtataaagaccttacataatgaatcgttatgtttttattaccttagaatgagccatttcgaTCTACATAcgccgcgggtccccttacatgttaagtcgccattttgcgccggcatgtttcaacagtagccctaaatggacaaactactctacagagcgcgtttgcttgactggctactctctagcaaaaaaacaaacaaaaaaaacaaacataaaccaacgctttttcattttgttaagTGCTCTGATCATGTTGAAGCTTGTTTGCCTGTATATCTTTTTCTTGCTCTTCTTGTGAGATGATCCAGTGTAAGCATGTGTTCCAGCACTCAGAAGTTTCCACTCATAGTTATGGCCAGTGTCCAGCCTGCCAcgcttttgtttttcatttgaaaacgTCAGCTGAAACACTAAATCCCTGAAACTGTTAACGAGCTCTGACCTACATTCCACAGCTGAGACTTTCTCTCTTTGCTTCATTTGAAAGCTTTATTTCTTCCATGTCACATGCATTACTGGTGaaatactgtattattattattattgtttttaggTCTTTTTGAATCGGAGCTGAATGGactcttttcacatttccggggtTCTCAGaaagcggaagtcgtcatagttttgtaaacttctatagtgataaatagcaaacaactgcaaataaacagcaatagtgaaagaaaaaaaaccctgataGAGTTTACACGACTTTCCATAAAGACAGAGATACAGCTGTCTATTTTTTCCATATATATTTGTCTATATTCATAATTCAGAAAGGGAGACCGGCACCGCAggctgcagatacacacaccgtaaacaaagcagcagttttgaatatcattcatgctgatcactttctatATTCCACTCTgcttacattaatattaaacaatCGCCCAGGAACACTCAGGTACAATTCTGTCTGTACCGCCATTACTTATTTGCTCGCTGCTTTGCTATTATGCTGCTTTCACACCATGTCTTAATTACCGTAGTTTcaagatgacaacacgtgaaGCTCTACTTGGAGCTGTTCATGCCCTCGGGctgggaattatgcatttcaatGGCAACACTCAATGCCTAAATGAAactgcagtggtcaggtggtacagcaaTCACGTCGTATAGTTCTGTtctgttcaataactgtgtaaagttaatcaaatgagttcaattcatctataaagcagctctgcagaaaacagtgattttgTAAAGCAATATGTGACTTGAGGCTCCACTTTACGCTGATTTTAATGGATAAGTGTGTTTCCGCTTTGCATCGTGCTTAACACccctttttttttgctttactAAATAGCGTATACAATTTGTTGCTCATTCCAGTACTCTTATTACAAGCCATTGACATTAGTGAGTTTAGCACACATTAAGCTGTGAACAGGTGCTTTGAAACTTTTTAAACCCGCATACACGAGAAATATGAGTGGAATGTAGAACTTCATAATTGATTGAGATTCTTACATTTACAGCTAGATGTTGTTTTTCTCTGGTGTTAAAGAAACACTGAGAAAGTAATGCACATTTAGACAGGAATAGCTGTTGTTGATGCTTGTACTCATAAAGTGTCCTAGAGCTTTTGAAGTGAAATGACTGTTAAGAGCCCTGCGTTTCTCTGTAGGCGTTTTATTGTATCTGACGTTTCTCAGCGTCCTTCActgtaaaattgttttttttgtagctTCTCCTGAGAGCGGAACTCAAAGCATCAAATGCACCTTTCATGAACTCAGTGCATCTATAGGTGTTTAAAAAGTGTCCTGTTTCCctaaagacaaacaaaaatcaGCACACAGCCACTGCTGCTCCCAAAGatcagtttattaataaactttattaCTGAACGTTTCGACCCAAAGGTCTTCTTTGTAGAAGAACATAGACACAAAATCATccatggttgactttttaatgttgtgattatattttaatgcagttatcataCTTggctaatttgccaataaaccagttttattgattgcaataaagacaaaGCTAATGGGAACATTTGAATAAGAAACAtggtgtctgtaattagacacgcacacacaacatttttccagcacttcaaatgttattataaaacattatttgttcatccttctgagactGTCCCCGTT from the Ctenopharyngodon idella isolate HZGC_01 chromosome 22, HZGC01, whole genome shotgun sequence genome contains:
- the scp2b gene encoding sterol carrier protein 2b → MRVLQVSSSPRIQALLTSASSGLEGFKAHAVFQEINKKLHEDGEQFVKKIGGVFAFKVKDGPDGKEATWIVDVKNGKGSVHNDAEKKADCTIAMADSDLLDLMTGKMNPQTAFFQGKLKITGNMGMAMKLQNLQLQPGKAKL